GCGAAACAGGCATTCGACAAAGGGAATATGTTTGCTCACAACGGGCTAGCAAAAGCATTTAACGCGCAAACCTATGTATTTAAAGACGGCTCTTGGCAACAAGCGAATGATCTTGCCGAGGGTATTGCCTATGGGCTTTCCTTTACTGTCCCTGAAGGCGTACTTATGGTTGGTGGCGAAAAAGCAGATAAGTCTGCAAGTACCAAAGTAGCAATGCTGTCTTGGAATGGAAAGCAAGTTAAACAACAGGATTAAACATGAAGATGCAGTTTTTGCCATTGCCACCTTTACCCTTAGGTCTTAAGAATGGTGTCGCGTTCTCCCATCATGACTCTGTTTTTGCGGGGTTAGGTAGCATGGGTGAGCAGTGGTTGATGCTTGATTTAAATGAGCAACAACATTGGCAGCCAAAGGCTCCGTTTCCAGGTGTCGCTCGTAACGATGCAGTGTGTGTCCCTGTAAGAGGTGGTTGCTATGTGTTTTCTGGCGCAGGTACTACAACGGAGCTCGGGTATGCAACGGTGCTGGTTGATGGCTACTACTATGATTGCCAACAAGATAGCTGGCATTTAGTGACGGAAGATATTCCGGTCGGGTTGCTTGGCGGGGCGGGAATAGCAATAGATGACAGCCTTTATTTTGTTGGCGGCTACAACAAGGTGCAGTTTGATGGCTTGATGGCACAACTTAGTGCATTGGAACGACAAGCTTCCCCCGATCTTAAACAGGCAACCTTGGTTGAATTTATGTCTCGTCCTATTGAAGAGTATCAATGGAACCAGCAAATTTACCGT
This is a stretch of genomic DNA from Vibrio panuliri. It encodes these proteins:
- a CDS encoding YjhT family mutarotase, whose product is MKMQFLPLPPLPLGLKNGVAFSHHDSVFAGLGSMGEQWLMLDLNEQQHWQPKAPFPGVARNDAVCVPVRGGCYVFSGAGTTTELGYATVLVDGYYYDCQQDSWHLVTEDIPVGLLGGAGIAIDDSLYFVGGYNKVQFDGLMAQLSALERQASPDLKQATLVEFMSRPIEEYQWNQQIYRFDCKSQQWSRVAENPFQANCGAGVFRSDGTLTLVEGEVKPGLRSLHTKQLTFEAGQLTSSSYLPSIVEDDPKHEGLAGAFCGDVNGLWIVAGGAYFIGSQSNYRTEQYYSHQGLSKTFTDNVWCFDGCEWQHAGQLPQGCAYGAAVTTSQGMAMIGGESPQGDAMTECYLLI